A section of the Cryobacterium soli genome encodes:
- the gyrA gene encoding DNA gyrase subunit A, whose translation MEAADAAAAAKHLTQHGKIDQVDLQLEMQRSYLDYAMSVIVGRALPDVRDGMKPVHRRVIYAMYDGGYRPDKAFSKCARVVGDVMGQFHPHGDSSIYDALVRLVQPWSLRYPLALGQGNFGSPGNDGAAAPRYTETKMAPLALEMVRDIDEDTVDFQDNYDGRTLEPTVLPARFPNLLVNGSVGIAVGMATNIPPHNLREVSAGALWYLENPDATREELLEALIQRIKGPDFPTGAQILGIKGIQDAYRTGRGSITMRAVVSIEELQGRTCLVITELPYQVNPDNLAIKIADLVKDAKITGIADIRDETSGRTGQRLVIVLKRDAVAKVVLNNLYKHTPLQENFGANMLAIVDGIPRTLALDGFISAWVAHQIDVIVRRTQFRLNKAEADAHILRGYLKALDALDEVIALIRRSPTVDDAREGLMDLLTVDKLQADAILTMQLRRLAALERQKIIDQAAELELQIVEFKSILASPERQRSIVSEELTEITAKFGDDRRTEIMFGFDGDMSVEDLIPEEEMVVTVTRGGYIKRTRSDNYRNQHRGGKGVKGAQLRADDVVEHFFVTTTHHWLLFFTNTGRVYRAKAYEAVEAGRDAKGQHVANLLALQPGEEIAQILDIRDYGVAQYLTLATRDGLIKKTALSEYDTNRTGGIIAIKLREGDELVSALLVDEDSDLLLVSKKGMSIRFTASDEALRPMGRSTSGVIGMHFRGQDSLLDASVVADDGFVFVVTEGGYAKRTSADQYRLQNRGGLGIKVAKLNDDRGDLVGALIVDEEDEVLVVLASGKVVRSDVAEVPAKGRDTMGVVFAKFADEDRIIAIAKNTERNLVAEIEAAPESEPGKVESADE comes from the coding sequence GTGGAAGCGGCCGACGCCGCGGCGGCAGCCAAACACCTCACCCAGCACGGCAAGATCGACCAGGTCGACCTGCAGCTGGAAATGCAGCGCTCCTACCTCGACTACGCGATGAGCGTCATCGTCGGACGTGCACTGCCGGACGTGCGGGACGGCATGAAGCCCGTGCACCGCCGCGTGATCTACGCCATGTACGACGGCGGCTACCGCCCCGACAAGGCGTTCTCCAAGTGCGCCCGCGTCGTCGGCGACGTGATGGGCCAGTTCCACCCGCACGGTGACTCGTCCATCTACGACGCTCTCGTGCGCCTCGTGCAGCCCTGGAGCCTCCGCTACCCCTTGGCCCTTGGCCAGGGCAACTTCGGCTCCCCCGGCAACGACGGCGCCGCCGCCCCGCGATACACCGAAACCAAGATGGCCCCGCTGGCCCTCGAGATGGTGCGCGACATCGACGAGGACACCGTCGACTTCCAGGACAACTACGACGGTCGCACCCTCGAGCCCACCGTGCTGCCGGCCCGCTTCCCCAACCTCCTGGTGAACGGGTCCGTCGGCATCGCCGTCGGCATGGCCACCAACATCCCGCCGCACAACCTGCGCGAGGTCTCTGCCGGAGCGCTCTGGTACCTGGAGAACCCCGACGCCACCCGTGAAGAGCTGCTCGAAGCGTTGATCCAGCGCATCAAGGGCCCCGACTTCCCCACCGGTGCGCAGATCCTGGGCATCAAGGGCATCCAGGATGCCTACCGCACCGGCCGCGGCTCGATCACGATGCGCGCCGTCGTGAGCATCGAAGAACTCCAGGGCCGCACCTGCCTGGTCATCACCGAGCTGCCGTACCAGGTGAACCCCGACAACCTGGCGATCAAGATCGCCGACCTGGTCAAGGATGCCAAGATCACCGGCATCGCCGACATCCGCGACGAGACCAGCGGCCGCACCGGTCAGCGCCTCGTGATCGTGCTCAAGCGCGACGCGGTGGCCAAGGTCGTGCTGAACAACCTCTACAAGCACACCCCGCTGCAGGAGAACTTCGGCGCGAACATGCTCGCGATCGTCGACGGTATCCCGCGCACACTCGCCCTGGACGGCTTCATCAGCGCCTGGGTCGCCCACCAGATCGACGTCATCGTGCGCCGCACCCAGTTCCGGTTGAACAAGGCCGAGGCGGATGCCCACATCCTGCGCGGATACCTCAAGGCGCTCGACGCGCTCGACGAGGTCATCGCCCTGATCCGCCGCTCCCCCACCGTGGACGACGCCCGCGAGGGCCTGATGGACCTCCTCACGGTCGACAAGCTCCAGGCCGACGCGATTCTCACCATGCAGCTGCGCCGCCTGGCCGCCCTCGAGCGTCAGAAGATCATCGACCAGGCCGCCGAACTCGAACTGCAGATCGTCGAATTCAAGTCGATCCTGGCTAGCCCCGAGCGCCAGCGCAGCATCGTCAGCGAAGAACTGACCGAGATCACCGCGAAGTTCGGCGACGACCGCCGCACCGAAATCATGTTCGGCTTCGACGGCGATATGTCGGTCGAAGACCTCATCCCCGAAGAGGAGATGGTGGTCACCGTCACCCGCGGCGGCTACATCAAACGCACCCGCAGCGACAACTACCGCAACCAGCACCGCGGTGGCAAGGGCGTCAAGGGCGCGCAGCTGCGCGCCGACGACGTGGTCGAACACTTCTTCGTCACCACCACCCACCACTGGCTGCTGTTCTTCACCAACACCGGACGGGTCTACCGGGCGAAGGCCTACGAGGCTGTCGAAGCCGGCCGTGACGCCAAGGGCCAGCACGTGGCCAACCTCCTGGCGCTGCAGCCCGGCGAGGAGATCGCCCAGATCCTGGACATCCGGGACTACGGCGTGGCCCAGTATCTGACCCTGGCCACCCGCGACGGACTGATCAAGAAGACCGCGCTGAGCGAGTACGACACCAACCGCACCGGCGGCATCATCGCCATCAAGCTGCGCGAGGGTGACGAACTCGTCTCCGCGCTGCTCGTCGACGAGGATTCCGATCTGCTGCTGGTGTCGAAGAAGGGCATGTCGATCCGGTTCACCGCTTCCGACGAGGCCCTCCGCCCGATGGGCCGCAGCACCTCCGGCGTGATCGGCATGCACTTCCGCGGCCAGGACAGCCTGCTGGACGCTTCCGTGGTCGCCGACGACGGCTTCGTCTTCGTCGTCACAGAGGGCGGCTACGCCAAGCGCACCTCTGCCGACCAGTACCGTCTGCAGAACCGCGGCGGCCTGGGCATCAAGGTCGCCAAACTCAACGACGACCGCGGCGACTTGGTCGGCGCGCTCATCGTCGACGAGGAAGACGAGGTGCTCGTGGTCCTTGCCAGTGGCAAGGTGGTACGCTCTGACGTCGCCGAAGTGCCGGCCAAGGGCCGGGACACCATGGGCGTCGTTTTTGCAAAATTCGCGGACGAAGACAGGATCATCGCCATCGCGAAGAACACCGAACGCAATCTGGTCGCCGAAATCGAGGCTGCACCGGAGAGCGAACCGGGGAAAGTAGAATCAGCAGATGAGTAG
- the dnaA gene encoding chromosomal replication initiator protein DnaA, which translates to MPDGEQPISETWRSVLTILESDDSITPMLYGFLNLVEPKGIAAGTFYLEVPNEFTASMLNQRMRVPLLTAMGQLSESVAVTTFYVVVNPELEQESLRPVQEPIVHQPDIETPATPQSVFENTSPERPHDTRLNSKYSFDNFVIGQSNRFAHAAAVAVAEAPAKAYNPLFIYGSSGLGKTHLLHAIGHYAMSLYPGIRVRYVSSEEFTNDFINSIANNRGSAFQNRYRNIDILMIDDIQFLQGKAETQEAFFHTFNTLHDHNKQVVITSDLPPKALTGFEDRMRSRFEWGLITDVQAPDLETRIAILRKKAQSEKLQVPHDILEFMASKVSSNIRELEGTLIRVTAFASLNRTPVDMNLVQTVLKDVITLDEDNVIAPVDIITNTADYFKLTVDDLYGSSRSQAVATARQIAMYLCRELTNLSLPKIGQLFGNRDHTTVMYANKKISELMKERRSIYNQVTELTNRIKQDHRYK; encoded by the coding sequence ATGCCAGACGGGGAACAGCCCATCAGTGAAACATGGCGGTCGGTTCTGACCATTCTGGAGTCCGATGACTCCATCACGCCGATGCTGTACGGCTTCCTGAACCTGGTCGAACCCAAGGGCATCGCGGCCGGCACCTTCTACCTCGAGGTTCCCAACGAGTTCACCGCGAGCATGCTGAACCAACGGATGCGGGTGCCGCTGCTCACCGCGATGGGACAGCTGAGCGAATCCGTCGCGGTCACGACCTTCTATGTGGTGGTCAACCCGGAGCTTGAGCAGGAGTCCCTGCGCCCGGTGCAGGAGCCGATCGTGCACCAGCCCGACATCGAGACTCCCGCCACCCCGCAGTCGGTTTTCGAGAACACCTCGCCCGAACGTCCCCACGACACCCGGTTGAACTCCAAGTACAGCTTTGACAACTTCGTGATCGGGCAGTCCAACCGGTTCGCGCACGCCGCGGCCGTCGCCGTGGCCGAAGCCCCGGCCAAGGCCTACAACCCGCTGTTCATCTACGGTTCCTCCGGACTGGGCAAGACCCACCTCCTGCACGCCATCGGGCACTATGCCATGAGCCTGTATCCCGGCATCCGTGTTCGCTATGTCAGCTCGGAAGAGTTCACCAACGACTTCATCAACTCGATCGCGAACAACCGCGGCTCGGCATTCCAGAACCGCTACCGCAACATCGACATCCTGATGATCGACGACATCCAGTTCCTGCAGGGCAAGGCGGAAACGCAGGAAGCGTTCTTCCACACCTTCAACACCCTGCACGACCACAACAAGCAGGTCGTGATCACCAGCGACCTGCCGCCCAAGGCCCTGACCGGCTTCGAAGACCGCATGCGCTCCCGCTTCGAGTGGGGCCTGATCACCGACGTGCAGGCGCCCGACCTGGAAACGCGCATCGCCATCCTCCGCAAGAAGGCACAGAGCGAGAAGCTCCAAGTGCCGCACGACATCCTCGAGTTCATGGCCTCGAAGGTGTCCTCCAACATTCGCGAACTCGAGGGAACGCTGATCCGCGTGACGGCGTTCGCAAGCCTGAACCGCACCCCGGTGGACATGAACCTCGTGCAGACGGTTCTCAAGGACGTCATCACCCTCGACGAGGACAACGTCATCGCGCCGGTGGACATCATCACCAACACCGCCGACTACTTCAAGCTCACCGTGGACGACCTCTACGGGTCCTCCAGATCGCAGGCCGTTGCCACGGCCCGGCAGATCGCGATGTACCTGTGCCGGGAGCTGACGAACCTGTCTCTTCCCAAGATCGGCCAGTTGTTCGGCAACCGCGACCACACCACCGTGATGTACGCGAACAAGAAGATCAGCGAACTCATGAAGGAGCGTCGGTCCATCTACAACCAGGTCACCGAGCTCACCAACCGCATCAAGCAGGATCACCGCTACAAGTAA
- a CDS encoding ribonuclease P protein component has product MRVVGPHTVTYLRRNPEPTPVRFGFIVAKNVGGAVVRNRIRRRMKAASFDLLPGVPAGTEVVFRALPTSVDASWPVLVAELSTALVKGQRGR; this is encoded by the coding sequence ATGCGGGTCGTCGGCCCGCACACCGTGACGTATCTGCGCCGCAACCCCGAACCCACTCCGGTGCGGTTCGGGTTCATCGTGGCGAAGAATGTTGGCGGTGCGGTGGTGCGTAACCGCATCCGTCGTCGAATGAAGGCCGCAAGTTTCGATCTCCTTCCTGGCGTTCCCGCCGGGACGGAGGTCGTTTTTCGCGCACTCCCCACATCAGTGGACGCCAGCTGGCCCGTACTCGTGGCCGAGCTGTCGACCGCCTTGGTCAAGGGCCAGCGCGGACGATGA
- a CDS encoding DUF3566 domain-containing protein: protein MSSVAEKLAKKSSRGAMSSKQVRLKLVYIDFWSSVKLSFLIAVCLAVVTIVATFLTFTVLNGTGIFTEIDALYTDIAGSASELTTILSIGNVMGFAVVVAVINTVVITALGAIFAVLYNLSVKVTGGLLVGFTNN, encoded by the coding sequence ATGAGTAGTGTTGCCGAGAAACTGGCCAAAAAGTCGAGTCGAGGTGCAATGTCGTCCAAGCAGGTACGCCTGAAGCTCGTCTACATCGATTTCTGGTCCAGCGTGAAGCTGTCCTTCCTGATCGCCGTGTGCCTGGCCGTCGTGACCATCGTCGCGACGTTCCTCACCTTCACGGTACTCAACGGCACGGGCATCTTCACCGAGATCGACGCCCTGTACACGGATATCGCCGGGAGCGCGTCTGAGCTCACGACAATCCTGTCGATCGGCAACGTCATGGGCTTCGCCGTGGTCGTGGCCGTCATCAACACCGTCGTGATCACCGCCCTGGGCGCGATCTTCGCTGTGCTGTACAACCTGAGCGTCAAGGTCACCGGTGGCCTGCTCGTCGGATTCACCAATAACTAA
- the gyrB gene encoding DNA topoisomerase (ATP-hydrolyzing) subunit B: MTIEPKTEPEQHAYGAEDIQVLEGLEAVRKRPGMYIGSTGPRGLHHLVYEIVDNSVDEALAGYCDTIDIRILADGAVRVQDNGRGIPVDIHKAEGKSTVEVVLTVLHAGGKFGGGGYAVSGGLHGVGSSVVNALSSRLEVEVRRQGYVWRQSFHNGVPNESLHQDEVSDETGTTITFWPSSETFETIDFDYETLRARFQQMAFLNKGLRLTLTDERPESRDDDDKPISNSFLYEQGLMDYVAYLNRAKKAELVNEEIISFEFEDTEKKIALEVAMQWTTAYTESVHTYANTINTHEGGTHEEGFRAALTTLVNKYAREKAILKEKDDNLSGDDVREGLTAVVSIKLAEPQFEGQTKTKLGNTEAKAFVQRVVGDQLSDWFNRNPVQAREIIRKSLQAATARMAARKARETARRKGLLEGGGMPGKLKDCQSKDPAASEIFIVEGDSAGGSAVQGRNPETQAILPLRGKILNVEKARLDRALANAEVQAMITAFGAGIGEDFNPDKVRYHKIVLMADADVDGQHITTLLLTLLFRYMRPLIDLGYVYLAQPPLYRLKWANSAHEYVYSDAERDALLADGAAAGKRIPKDNGIQRYKGLGEMDYKELWETTMAPESRTLLQVTLDDAAAADEIFSTLMGEDVESRRNFIQKNAKDVRFLDI, translated from the coding sequence ATGACAATTGAACCGAAAACCGAGCCGGAGCAGCACGCTTACGGCGCGGAAGACATCCAGGTTCTCGAAGGCCTTGAAGCTGTTCGCAAGCGACCCGGAATGTACATCGGTTCGACCGGTCCACGCGGTCTGCACCACCTGGTCTACGAGATCGTCGACAACTCCGTCGACGAGGCCCTCGCCGGGTACTGCGACACCATCGACATCCGCATTCTCGCCGACGGCGCCGTGCGCGTGCAGGACAACGGCCGCGGTATCCCCGTCGACATCCACAAGGCAGAGGGCAAGTCCACGGTCGAGGTCGTCCTGACCGTGCTGCACGCCGGTGGAAAGTTCGGCGGCGGCGGTTACGCGGTCTCCGGCGGTCTTCACGGCGTGGGCAGTTCCGTCGTGAACGCCCTCTCCAGCCGACTCGAGGTCGAGGTGCGCCGGCAGGGCTACGTGTGGCGCCAGAGCTTCCACAACGGTGTGCCCAACGAGTCACTGCACCAGGACGAGGTCTCGGACGAGACCGGCACCACGATCACCTTCTGGCCGAGCAGTGAGACGTTCGAGACGATCGATTTCGACTACGAGACGCTGCGCGCCCGCTTCCAGCAGATGGCGTTCCTTAACAAGGGGCTCCGCCTGACGCTCACCGACGAGCGCCCGGAGAGCCGCGATGACGACGACAAGCCGATCAGCAACTCGTTCCTCTACGAGCAGGGCCTGATGGACTACGTGGCCTACCTCAACCGGGCCAAGAAGGCCGAACTGGTCAACGAGGAGATCATCTCGTTCGAGTTCGAGGACACCGAGAAGAAGATCGCGCTCGAGGTGGCCATGCAGTGGACCACCGCGTACACCGAGAGCGTGCACACCTACGCGAACACCATCAACACCCACGAGGGCGGCACCCACGAGGAGGGCTTCCGCGCCGCACTGACCACTCTGGTCAACAAGTACGCACGCGAAAAGGCCATCCTCAAGGAGAAGGACGACAACCTCTCCGGCGACGACGTGCGCGAGGGCCTGACCGCCGTCGTGTCCATCAAGCTCGCTGAGCCGCAGTTCGAGGGCCAGACCAAGACCAAGCTCGGCAACACCGAGGCCAAAGCGTTCGTGCAGCGTGTGGTCGGCGACCAGCTCTCCGACTGGTTCAACCGCAACCCGGTGCAGGCCAGGGAAATCATCCGGAAGTCACTGCAGGCCGCCACGGCCCGCATGGCCGCCCGCAAGGCGCGGGAAACCGCCCGCCGCAAGGGACTGCTCGAGGGCGGCGGCATGCCCGGCAAGCTCAAGGACTGCCAGAGCAAGGACCCCGCGGCATCCGAGATCTTCATCGTCGAGGGTGACTCGGCCGGCGGCTCTGCCGTTCAGGGCCGCAACCCCGAGACTCAGGCGATCCTGCCGCTGCGCGGCAAGATCCTCAACGTGGAGAAGGCCCGTCTGGACCGCGCCCTCGCCAACGCCGAGGTGCAGGCCATGATCACCGCGTTCGGCGCGGGCATCGGCGAGGACTTCAACCCGGACAAGGTGCGGTACCACAAGATCGTGCTGATGGCCGATGCCGACGTCGACGGCCAGCACATCACCACCCTGCTGCTCACCCTGCTGTTCCGCTACATGCGCCCGCTGATCGACCTCGGCTACGTGTACCTGGCCCAGCCGCCGTTGTATCGGCTCAAGTGGGCCAACTCGGCCCACGAGTACGTCTACTCCGACGCGGAGCGGGATGCCCTGCTCGCCGACGGTGCCGCCGCCGGCAAGCGGATCCCGAAGGACAACGGCATCCAGCGCTACAAGGGTCTGGGCGAGATGGACTACAAGGAGCTGTGGGAAACCACCATGGCCCCCGAGTCCCGCACCCTGCTCCAGGTGACCCTGGACGACGCGGCAGCCGCCGACGAAATTTTCTCCACCCTGATGGGCGAAGACGTCGAATCCCGACGCAACTTCATCCAGAAGAACGCGAAGGACGTGCGTTTCCTTGACATCTGA
- the dnaN gene encoding DNA polymerase III subunit beta, which translates to MRFQANRDVFSEAVSFAVKLLPQRTTLPILSGVLIEATETGLILSSFDYEVSAQTEIAADVEETGRVLVSGRLLAEIASRMPNAPVRFSTNESRITVSCGSANFTLLSMPVEEYPSIPQVSAQSGLVPAEEFAAAVSQVAVAASRDDVTPVITGVQLQITENSISLVATDRYRVAVREIDWDPGANQAQEPITALVPARTLQEVGKTFGHSGTISVAITNTDDRELIAFTADKKTVTSLLIKGNYPPVRRLFPDNVDNYAVMNTAELIEATRRVQLVLEREAALRFSFTADGLTLEAIGSEQAQASETIDAILSGGDTVVSLKPQFLLDGLGAVHSEFVRISFTKTENPNKPGPVLITSQTSREQAGADSYRYLLQPNLLLR; encoded by the coding sequence GTGAGATTTCAGGCCAACCGGGACGTCTTCAGTGAAGCCGTATCTTTCGCTGTAAAACTCCTTCCCCAGCGCACCACCCTGCCCATCTTGAGCGGTGTGTTGATCGAGGCGACCGAAACCGGCCTGATCCTGTCGTCCTTCGACTACGAGGTCTCGGCGCAGACCGAAATCGCCGCCGATGTCGAAGAGACCGGACGCGTTCTCGTCTCCGGTCGCCTCCTGGCCGAGATCGCCAGCCGGATGCCGAACGCACCCGTGCGCTTTTCCACCAACGAGTCCCGTATCACCGTCAGCTGCGGCAGTGCAAACTTCACCCTGCTGTCTATGCCGGTAGAGGAATATCCTAGCATTCCCCAGGTCAGCGCCCAATCCGGGCTCGTACCTGCCGAGGAATTCGCCGCAGCCGTATCCCAGGTCGCCGTTGCCGCCTCGCGGGATGACGTCACCCCGGTGATCACCGGCGTGCAGCTGCAGATCACCGAGAACAGCATCAGCCTGGTCGCCACCGACCGGTATCGGGTCGCCGTGCGCGAGATCGACTGGGACCCGGGAGCCAACCAGGCCCAGGAACCGATCACCGCCCTCGTTCCCGCCCGCACGCTGCAAGAGGTCGGCAAGACCTTCGGGCACAGCGGAACGATCTCGGTGGCCATCACCAACACCGACGACCGGGAGCTCATCGCCTTCACGGCCGACAAGAAGACCGTGACGTCGCTGTTGATCAAGGGCAACTACCCGCCCGTGCGCCGGCTCTTCCCCGACAACGTCGACAACTACGCCGTCATGAACACCGCCGAGCTCATCGAGGCCACCCGTCGGGTGCAGCTGGTGCTCGAGCGCGAGGCGGCGCTCCGGTTCAGTTTCACCGCCGACGGGCTCACCCTCGAGGCCATCGGCTCAGAGCAGGCCCAGGCGTCGGAGACCATCGACGCGATTCTCTCCGGCGGCGACACCGTGGTGTCGCTCAAACCGCAGTTCCTGCTCGACGGTCTGGGAGCCGTGCACTCGGAGTTCGTGCGCATCTCGTTCACGAAGACCGAGAACCCCAACAAGCCCGGTCCCGTGCTGATCACCAGCCAGACGTCTCGGGAGCAGGCCGGAGCGGACAGCTACCGGTACCTGCTGCAGCCGAACCTGCTGCTGCGCTGA
- the gnd gene encoding phosphogluconate dehydrogenase (NAD(+)-dependent, decarboxylating), translating to MHIGIVGLGKMGANMRDRLRAADLTVTGYDRNPDVSDVASTAELVEALPTPRLVWVMVPAGAITTSVIADLATKLSPGDLVIDGGNSRFTDDFTHAALLAEQGVHYVDAGVSGGVWGLQNGFGLMVGGDAADIERAMPVFDALRPAGPREEGFVHAGKVGAGHYAKMVHNGIEYALMQAYAEGFELLEKRDDLVHDVPGIFTAWQRGTVVRSWLLELLVLALKDDPKLADIEGYVEDSGEGRWTIEEAINNAVPVPAISASIFARFTSRQEDSPAMKAVAALRNQFGGHAIKKAD from the coding sequence ATGCACATCGGAATCGTCGGCCTCGGAAAAATGGGCGCGAACATGCGCGACAGGCTTCGCGCGGCGGACCTCACGGTCACCGGGTACGACCGTAACCCAGACGTCTCCGACGTGGCGTCGACCGCCGAGCTGGTGGAGGCGCTGCCGACTCCCCGCCTGGTCTGGGTCATGGTTCCGGCCGGTGCCATCACCACCTCGGTGATCGCAGACCTCGCCACCAAGCTCTCCCCCGGGGACCTGGTCATCGACGGGGGCAACTCCCGGTTCACCGACGACTTCACCCACGCAGCACTCCTGGCCGAGCAGGGCGTGCACTACGTCGATGCCGGCGTCTCCGGTGGTGTGTGGGGACTCCAGAACGGCTTCGGACTGATGGTCGGCGGCGACGCGGCCGACATCGAGCGGGCCATGCCGGTCTTCGACGCGCTGCGCCCCGCCGGCCCCCGCGAAGAAGGCTTCGTGCACGCCGGTAAGGTGGGCGCCGGCCACTACGCCAAGATGGTGCACAACGGCATCGAATACGCCCTCATGCAGGCGTACGCCGAGGGCTTCGAGCTGCTCGAGAAGCGCGATGACCTGGTGCACGACGTGCCCGGTATCTTCACCGCCTGGCAGCGCGGCACCGTCGTGCGGTCTTGGCTGCTCGAACTGCTGGTGCTCGCCCTCAAGGACGACCCGAAGCTGGCCGACATCGAAGGCTACGTCGAAGACTCCGGTGAAGGCCGCTGGACCATCGAAGAGGCCATCAACAACGCCGTTCCGGTGCCCGCGATCAGCGCGTCGATCTTCGCCCGGTTCACCTCCCGCCAGGAAGACTCACCGGCCATGAAGGCCGTGGCCGCGCTGCGCAACCAGTTCGGTGGCCATGCCATAAAGAAGGCAGACTGA
- the recF gene encoding DNA replication/repair protein RecF (All proteins in this family for which functions are known are DNA-binding proteins that assist the filamentation of RecA onto DNA for the initiation of recombination or recombinational repair.): protein MRVTHLSLTDFRNYAEAEVPFRAGANLIVGRNGQGKTNLVEALGFLSTLSSHRVSQTGAMVRSGQDAAIIRARLEHNGRDILAEVQINRSGLNRAQINRSVIKTRDLPRYFSSVLFAPEDLALVRGDPSGRRRFLDQLLILRSPRMSGVLTDYDRVLKQRNTLLKSARASGLKTTQLGTLDIWDERLVALGSEIIDARADLVAELLPPLHDAYKAVAGADHGPTLVASLSILGADEESDEAASPAAAQAGAGSETADTFRAALAGLRRKELDRGMTLAGPHRDDLVFELNALPAKGYASHGESWSFALALKLASAELLRRESSSGDPVLILDDVFAELDQSRRRRLAEAVTGFEQVLITAAVYEDVPAVLAAHTIHINAGAVVDGPTGPDGASDG from the coding sequence GTGCGGGTCACCCACCTCTCCCTGACCGACTTCCGCAATTATGCAGAAGCCGAGGTTCCGTTCCGGGCGGGCGCCAACCTCATCGTGGGGCGCAACGGCCAGGGTAAAACCAACCTCGTCGAAGCGCTCGGCTTCCTCAGCACGCTGAGCTCACACCGGGTCTCCCAGACCGGAGCCATGGTGCGCTCCGGCCAGGACGCGGCGATCATCCGGGCCCGGCTCGAGCACAACGGGCGGGACATCCTCGCCGAGGTGCAGATCAACCGGTCCGGGCTGAACCGGGCGCAGATCAACCGGTCGGTGATCAAGACCCGCGACCTGCCGCGGTATTTCTCCAGCGTGCTCTTCGCCCCTGAAGACCTGGCCCTGGTGCGCGGCGACCCGTCCGGCCGACGCCGGTTCCTCGACCAGTTGCTGATCCTCCGGAGCCCACGGATGTCCGGCGTGCTCACCGACTACGACCGGGTGCTCAAGCAGCGAAACACTCTGCTCAAGTCCGCGCGCGCCTCCGGGTTGAAGACCACCCAGCTGGGCACCCTCGACATCTGGGACGAGAGACTCGTCGCCCTCGGCTCCGAGATCATCGACGCCCGCGCCGACCTTGTTGCAGAACTGCTGCCGCCGCTGCACGACGCCTATAAAGCAGTGGCAGGCGCCGACCACGGTCCTACCCTCGTTGCCTCCCTGAGCATCCTCGGCGCCGACGAAGAGTCCGACGAGGCGGCCTCCCCCGCTGCTGCCCAGGCCGGCGCCGGGTCGGAGACCGCCGACACCTTCCGCGCCGCCCTAGCCGGGCTGCGTCGCAAGGAACTGGACCGAGGGATGACCCTGGCCGGCCCGCACCGGGACGACCTGGTCTTCGAGCTCAACGCGCTGCCGGCCAAGGGCTACGCCAGCCACGGTGAATCCTGGTCGTTCGCGCTGGCGCTCAAGCTGGCCTCGGCGGAGCTGTTGCGCCGGGAATCCTCCAGCGGCGACCCCGTGCTGATCCTCGACGACGTGTTCGCCGAACTCGACCAGTCCCGGCGCCGGCGCCTGGCCGAAGCGGTGACCGGATTCGAGCAGGTACTGATCACCGCGGCCGTCTACGAGGACGTGCCCGCGGTCCTCGCCGCGCACACCATCCACATCAACGCCGGAGCCGTCGTGGACGGGCCCACCGGACCGGACGGCGCCTCCGATGGCTGA
- the rpmH gene encoding 50S ribosomal protein L34, with translation MSKRTFQPNNRRRAKVHGFRLRMRTRAGRAILGARRRKGRTELSA, from the coding sequence ATGAGCAAGAGAACGTTCCAGCCGAACAACCGTCGTCGCGCGAAGGTGCACGGTTTCCGTCTTCGTATGCGCACCCGCGCCGGACGCGCCATCCTCGGTGCTCGTCGTCGCAAGGGTCGCACCGAACTCTCCGCGTAA
- a CDS encoding DUF721 domain-containing protein, translating into MAEQSEAAKVYLRFKDVFGDPNAKRMRARRKPSAQIGSSVPFGAGRDPKGLGETISSLTAQLGWNSPMAQSDLLASWIELAGEETAKHSTPAGIDEGILTVHCESTAWATQLRMMRVEIMTQIMQKFPDAGIAAIRFQGPNAPSWKKGPRSIPGRGPRDTYG; encoded by the coding sequence ATGGCTGAGCAGAGCGAGGCCGCCAAGGTCTACCTACGGTTCAAGGACGTCTTCGGCGACCCGAACGCCAAACGGATGCGCGCCCGCCGCAAGCCCAGCGCCCAGATCGGTTCGAGTGTTCCGTTCGGCGCCGGCCGGGACCCCAAGGGACTGGGTGAGACGATCAGCTCCCTCACCGCTCAGCTGGGCTGGAACTCGCCGATGGCCCAGTCCGACCTGCTCGCCTCGTGGATCGAACTGGCCGGCGAGGAGACCGCCAAACACTCCACCCCGGCCGGTATCGACGAGGGTATTCTCACCGTGCATTGCGAGTCGACGGCCTGGGCGACGCAGTTGCGAATGATGCGTGTGGAAATCATGACTCAGATCATGCAGAAGTTCCCCGACGCCGGCATCGCCGCAATTCGTTTTCAAGGGCCCAACGCGCCCTCCTGGAAAAAGGGTCCCAGATCAATCCCAGGGCGGGGTCCACGCGATACCTACGGCTAG